In Maridesulfovibrio sp., a single genomic region encodes these proteins:
- a CDS encoding PaaI family thioesterase yields the protein MCNDQEVSDIKNVIEEKIPFDNFLGLKVECAGKNYARLRLPFRQEFIGDPRRPALHGGVISMLIDTCGGTAVWASGEINDRVATIDLRVDYLRPAPPEDIIAEARVKLLGNRVGNTQIIVFAASEPEVIIAEGRAVYNVRKASED from the coding sequence GTGTGTAATGATCAGGAAGTTTCCGATATAAAAAACGTTATCGAAGAAAAAATCCCTTTTGATAATTTTCTGGGCCTCAAGGTTGAATGTGCAGGCAAGAATTACGCAAGGCTACGGCTTCCATTTCGTCAGGAATTCATTGGGGACCCGCGCCGACCTGCCCTGCACGGAGGGGTTATCTCCATGCTGATTGATACCTGCGGAGGTACGGCGGTCTGGGCTTCCGGTGAAATAAACGATCGTGTGGCGACCATTGACCTCCGGGTAGACTACCTTCGCCCGGCTCCGCCGGAAGACATCATTGCTGAGGCAAGGGTAAAATTACTCGGAAACAGGGTAGGAAACACTCAAATAATTGTTTTTGCAGCATCTGAGCCCGAAGTCATCATTGCTGAGGGGCGCGCTGTTTACAATGTTCGGAAGGCTTCCGAAGACTAA
- the ilvB gene encoding biosynthetic-type acetolactate synthase large subunit has product MEISGAKLVVKLLERQGIEIICGIPGGSNLPIYDALKDSPIKHVLARHEQGAGFMAQGMARTTGKAAVCMGTSGPGVTNLLTAIADARLDSIPMVAITGQVSSSMIGTDAFQEVDTYGLTIPITKHNFLVQSAADLVDIIPEAFRLAESGRPGPVVIDIPKDVQKEMVDISAWPMPGARDKHVECDDELLGRAQKMIESARRPVIYAGGGVVAAGCSDDLIKLSRRNSIPVVTTLMGLGAFPHGDVNYLGMLGMHGSRATNMILEEADLIIALGVRFDDRAVGKACEFCRQADILHIDIDRSEIGKIKSSNLSIVADVGQALHKLADRVESSIRIGWSARVSSLRMMYPDVLPDTDDTFHPRNLVRVMGESLPDDAIITTDVGQHQMWVAQSYPFRTPRTLLTSGGLGTMGFGLPSAIGAALAMPERKVVCVSGDGSFLMNIQELATLVEQRLSVKILIMNNNRLGLVHQQQELFFEERYFASSFDSNPDFVSIAKGFGIPSYDLAAQDNPEMFLRRALAQDGPCLINIPIGLENNVFPMVPPECANREMIGG; this is encoded by the coding sequence ATGGAAATCAGTGGTGCAAAACTTGTTGTTAAACTTTTGGAGCGGCAGGGGATAGAAATTATCTGTGGGATCCCCGGCGGCTCCAATCTGCCGATTTATGATGCTCTCAAGGACAGTCCCATAAAACATGTCCTTGCCAGACACGAACAGGGAGCAGGGTTCATGGCTCAGGGAATGGCCAGAACCACCGGAAAGGCTGCCGTATGTATGGGAACATCCGGTCCGGGGGTTACCAATCTTCTTACCGCCATTGCGGATGCGAGGCTTGATTCAATACCGATGGTAGCCATTACCGGTCAGGTTTCCAGCTCCATGATCGGCACGGATGCTTTTCAGGAGGTGGATACCTACGGCCTTACCATACCGATTACCAAGCACAATTTTCTGGTTCAGTCCGCAGCCGATCTTGTGGACATAATCCCGGAAGCATTCCGTCTGGCCGAGTCCGGGCGTCCCGGACCTGTCGTAATAGACATTCCGAAGGATGTGCAGAAGGAAATGGTCGATATTTCCGCATGGCCGATGCCGGGAGCCAGAGATAAGCATGTTGAGTGTGATGATGAACTCCTCGGAAGAGCTCAGAAAATGATCGAGTCAGCTCGCAGGCCGGTTATCTATGCAGGTGGAGGCGTTGTAGCCGCCGGCTGCTCAGATGATCTCATAAAACTCTCCCGCAGAAACTCCATTCCGGTGGTTACCACGCTCATGGGGTTGGGGGCCTTCCCGCACGGAGATGTCAATTATCTGGGAATGCTTGGGATGCACGGCTCAAGGGCCACCAACATGATTCTGGAGGAAGCGGACCTCATAATCGCGCTTGGAGTTCGCTTTGATGATCGCGCGGTGGGCAAGGCCTGTGAATTCTGCAGGCAGGCCGACATTCTGCACATTGATATCGATCGTTCCGAGATAGGCAAGATAAAATCTTCGAATCTCTCCATTGTAGCGGATGTTGGGCAGGCTCTGCACAAGCTGGCAGACAGGGTTGAATCTTCTATCCGTATAGGTTGGAGCGCCAGAGTTTCCTCCCTGCGCATGATGTATCCGGACGTGCTGCCGGACACCGATGATACGTTTCATCCCAGAAATCTGGTCCGGGTCATGGGAGAATCGCTGCCGGATGATGCCATAATAACTACTGATGTCGGCCAGCATCAGATGTGGGTTGCGCAGAGTTATCCTTTCCGAACTCCCCGGACCCTGCTTACTTCAGGAGGACTCGGGACCATGGGATTCGGTCTGCCCAGTGCCATAGGCGCAGCTCTGGCAATGCCGGAGCGCAAGGTTGTCTGCGTCAGCGGGGACGGTTCGTTTCTGATGAATATTCAGGAACTGGCTACGCTTGTGGAACAGCGGCTCAGTGTTAAGATTCTCATCATGAACAACAACCGGCTGGGGCTTGTACATCAGCAGCAGGAACTGTTTTTCGAGGAGCGCTACTTTGCTTCAAGTTTTGACAGCAATCCTGATTTTGTGTCGATTGCCAAGGGATTCGGTATTCCGTCCTATGACCTTGCAGCTCAGGACAATCCGGAAATGTTTCTGCGCCGTGCTCTTGCCCAGGACGGCCCATGCCTGATCAATATACCTATTGGATTGGAAAATAACGTTTTTCCAATGGTTCCACCCGAATGTGCCAACCGCGAAATGATTGGAGGCTAG
- the ilvN gene encoding acetolactate synthase small subunit — MHNHVIELLVRNHAGVMSQITGLFSRRNFNLEGIICGPVEDGGKSRMILTVDDDSKLEQIVLQLEKLYDVLEVRQVNNHPLTKVLDDL, encoded by the coding sequence ATGCATAATCATGTAATAGAACTGCTGGTTCGCAACCACGCCGGAGTAATGAGTCAGATAACCGGACTGTTCTCGCGTCGTAACTTCAACCTTGAAGGTATTATCTGCGGGCCTGTTGAGGATGGCGGGAAGAGTAGGATGATTCTGACTGTGGATGATGACAGTAAACTGGAGCAGATAGTGCTGCAGCTTGAAAAATTATATGATGTGCTTGAAGTCCGGCAGGTGAATAATCATCCGCTGACAAAGGTGCTTGATGATTTGTAA
- a CDS encoding TRAP transporter large permease, translating to MEPTTIGILGVLIMLALFLTRMPVAYVMTLVGVSGFSMLISMKGGLNLLSRSFYDTFSSYSLSTIPLFILMGQLAFNSGISRKLYSTAYHFLGHIRGGLAMATVAACTAFGSVCGSSPATAATMATVGIPEMKRYGYSNSLAAGSVASGGGLGMIMPPSVVLIVYGILTEQSIGALFVAGIIPSIVLTILFIAAIGIICSRNPELGPKGDTFTFAEKMKSLAGLMDTILVFALVIGGMFFGFFTPNESAAVGVLGILVLGIIKRQLSWQAFLNSLYETLRTSCMVLFLVAGAVIFGKFLAVTRIPFNVAEWTASFDLHPLIIMTMILVIYFIGGCFMDALALIMLTIPVFYPVVTSLGFDPIWFGVIIVLVTQIGVITPPVGINVYVVYGMARKFSPDITLEEIFKGTMPFLLAIMVGIILFAIFPQLILFLPEAMY from the coding sequence TTTCCATGCTGATATCAATGAAAGGCGGGCTCAACCTGCTTTCGCGCAGTTTTTACGATACGTTCTCGTCCTACAGCCTTTCCACCATCCCGTTGTTTATCCTGATGGGGCAGTTGGCCTTCAACAGCGGGATAAGCCGTAAACTGTACTCCACCGCATACCATTTTCTGGGGCATATACGAGGCGGTCTGGCCATGGCCACGGTTGCCGCCTGCACGGCTTTCGGTTCCGTCTGCGGATCAAGCCCGGCTACAGCCGCAACAATGGCCACAGTAGGCATCCCGGAAATGAAGCGCTACGGATATTCCAATTCCCTAGCGGCCGGGTCGGTTGCATCTGGCGGCGGACTGGGCATGATTATGCCCCCCAGTGTTGTTCTCATCGTCTATGGAATCCTGACGGAACAGTCCATCGGAGCTCTTTTTGTCGCCGGGATCATACCCTCGATAGTGCTGACCATCCTCTTTATCGCGGCAATCGGAATCATATGCAGCCGCAACCCGGAACTCGGACCGAAAGGGGACACCTTCACCTTTGCGGAAAAAATGAAATCGCTTGCAGGGCTGATGGATACGATCCTGGTATTCGCTCTGGTCATCGGCGGTATGTTTTTCGGATTTTTCACTCCCAATGAATCTGCTGCTGTAGGGGTCCTCGGAATCCTTGTGCTCGGCATAATCAAACGGCAGTTGAGCTGGCAGGCTTTTCTGAATTCACTTTACGAAACCCTGCGCACTTCCTGCATGGTGCTTTTCCTTGTTGCCGGGGCGGTTATTTTCGGGAAATTTCTGGCAGTAACCCGCATCCCGTTCAATGTTGCTGAATGGACGGCCTCGTTCGACTTGCACCCGCTGATCATCATGACCATGATTCTGGTGATTTATTTCATAGGCGGCTGCTTTATGGACGCGCTGGCCCTGATCATGCTGACTATCCCTGTCTTTTACCCAGTGGTAACATCGCTCGGCTTCGACCCCATATGGTTCGGTGTAATCATCGTGCTCGTAACCCAGATAGGTGTAATCACTCCTCCGGTAGGCATAAACGTCTATGTGGTCTACGGTATGGCCCGGAAATTCTCCCCGGACATAACGCTGGAAGAAATTTTTAAAGGCACCATGCCGTTTTTACTGGCAATTATGGTCGGAATTATACTTTTTGCCATATTTCCGCAGTTGATTCTATTTCTGCCGGAAGCTATGTATTAA
- a CDS encoding class I SAM-dependent methyltransferase, which translates to MLTASPEMRSRLRSITKYLSRHELGQWEKILSPLSRDLSILEVGCGRGTKTDFLRSIGFTDILGVEKNEHQVRECRDRGLNVVSLSDFDSNHGDERFDLLILSHIVEHFDSGSVVDFIDGYLKFLRPGGLLLVATPILHPHFWHDLDHCKPYYPQGIRNFYSGAGQQVGYFSQYCLKLKDIRYRRSPFRIKNSRSLLLKKNDLPVLLFNAASAALARLSFHLIGYKSGWVGLYKLK; encoded by the coding sequence GTGCTGACAGCAAGCCCGGAAATGCGCAGCCGTCTGCGCTCGATAACAAAATATCTTTCGCGTCATGAACTGGGCCAGTGGGAGAAGATTCTGTCCCCGTTGAGCAGGGATCTTTCTATTCTGGAAGTCGGGTGCGGGCGCGGAACTAAAACAGATTTTCTGCGTTCGATCGGATTTACGGACATTCTCGGTGTCGAGAAAAACGAGCATCAGGTACGGGAGTGTCGGGACCGGGGTTTGAATGTGGTCTCGCTGAGCGATTTTGATTCAAACCATGGTGATGAACGGTTCGACCTGCTTATCCTTTCTCATATAGTTGAACATTTCGATTCCGGCAGTGTGGTCGATTTTATCGATGGATACCTGAAGTTTCTGCGGCCAGGCGGTCTGCTGCTGGTGGCAACCCCTATTCTCCATCCTCATTTCTGGCATGACCTTGATCACTGCAAGCCGTATTATCCGCAGGGGATTAGGAATTTCTACAGCGGGGCAGGGCAGCAGGTCGGCTATTTTTCGCAGTACTGTCTGAAGCTGAAGGATATCCGGTATCGGCGGAGTCCGTTTCGCATCAAGAACAGCCGCAGTCTGCTGCTGAAGAAGAACGATCTCCCGGTTCTGCTGTTCAATGCGGCAAGTGCGGCACTGGCCCGATTATCTTTTCATTTGATCGGCTACAAATCCGGTTGGGTAGGGCTGTACAAGCTTAAATGA